Proteins from a genomic interval of Lycium ferocissimum isolate CSIRO_LF1 chromosome 2, AGI_CSIRO_Lferr_CH_V1, whole genome shotgun sequence:
- the LOC132047512 gene encoding uncharacterized protein LOC132047512 produces MGMLAYLRAHDMPMGREIRRLDSLGVRLDDTEDGELVGITPARSDIVERIKSKQYDDELLMKLRDRVERGEYTSFTVGTSDSVLRLQGRLCVPHVDELRQELMVEAHSSKYSVHPGSTKMYKDLKQHYWWKSIKVDIFNFVAKYLNCQQVKAEHQRPGGLTQNIEIPQWK; encoded by the coding sequence ATGGGCATGTTGGCATATTTGCGTGCACATGACATGCCTATGGGAAGGGAAATTCGAAGACTTGATAGTCTTGGTGTCAGACTTGATGATACCGAAGATGGTGAGTTAGTGGGAATCACGCCAGCACGGTCTGATATTGTGGAAAGGATAAAGTCCAAGCAGTATGACGACGAACTTTTGATGAAACTGCGGGATAGAGTGGAaaggggtgagtacacttcattcACTGTTGGGACAAGTGACAGTGTCCTACGGTTGCAAGGACGGTTATGTGTTCCTCATGTTGACGAACTTCGACAAGAATTGATGGTGGAGGCGCATAGTTCTAAATACTCTGTGCATCCGGGGtccaccaagatgtataaggatttaaaacagcactattggtggaagagcatAAAGGTTGATATTTTTAACTTTGTGGCCAAGTATTTGAACTGTCAACAAGTTAAagctgaacatcaaaggcctggAGGCCTGACTCAGAATATCGAGATTCCGCAGTGGAAGTGA